Proteins from a genomic interval of Cognatishimia sp. WU-CL00825:
- a CDS encoding phosphoglycerate kinase, which yields MAWKTLDDMDLAGKRVLVRVDINVPMDKGVVTDATRIERIVPTIKDILAMGGSPILLAHFGRPKGKHVPEMSLKPLVPALSDAFGTEVTFIERPSHDEIFGMPGDAVVLIENTRFSAMEEANDPQMAGFLSTLGDVYCNDAFSAAHRAHASTTGVAELMPACAGRLMQAELSALEGALATPVRPVVAVVGGAKVSSKLELLGNLVAKVDHLVIGGGMANTFLAAKGLNVGKSLCEHDMTDTALEILEKAKAANCEIILPSDIVVAAEFAAGAANETVAAEACPADKMILDAGPDTVAKIVSVFETAKTLIWNGPLGAFEIKPFNAATDAAAAKAAELSKSGALVSVAGGGDTVAALNGAGAADSFTYISTAGGAFLEWMEGKTLPGVAALEQ from the coding sequence ATGGCTTGGAAAACTCTGGACGATATGGATTTGGCGGGCAAACGCGTTTTGGTGCGTGTGGACATCAACGTGCCGATGGACAAGGGCGTTGTCACCGACGCCACGCGGATTGAACGGATTGTGCCCACCATCAAAGACATTCTCGCGATGGGTGGATCACCGATTTTGCTGGCGCATTTTGGCCGCCCCAAAGGCAAACATGTGCCCGAGATGTCGTTGAAACCTTTGGTGCCGGCCCTAAGTGACGCCTTTGGCACAGAGGTGACCTTCATCGAGCGCCCCAGCCATGACGAGATTTTTGGCATGCCTGGGGATGCGGTTGTGTTGATCGAAAACACCCGCTTTAGCGCCATGGAAGAAGCCAATGACCCGCAGATGGCGGGGTTTTTGTCGACCTTGGGGGATGTCTATTGTAACGACGCCTTTTCTGCGGCGCACCGGGCGCATGCCTCTACTACGGGTGTTGCCGAATTGATGCCAGCCTGTGCCGGTCGTCTGATGCAGGCCGAATTGTCCGCCCTAGAAGGCGCGTTGGCGACGCCAGTACGGCCGGTTGTGGCTGTGGTTGGCGGGGCGAAAGTGTCTAGCAAGCTGGAACTATTGGGCAATCTGGTGGCCAAGGTTGATCATCTGGTGATTGGCGGCGGCATGGCCAATACGTTTTTGGCGGCCAAGGGTCTGAATGTAGGCAAATCGCTGTGCGAACATGACATGACCGACACTGCTCTGGAGATCCTGGAGAAAGCCAAAGCAGCAAATTGTGAAATCATCCTGCCCAGCGACATTGTGGTGGCCGCAGAATTTGCGGCGGGTGCCGCCAATGAAACCGTGGCAGCAGAGGCCTGCCCCGCCGATAAGATGATTTTGGACGCCGGTCCAGACACCGTTGCGAAAATCGTCAGCGTGTTTGAAACAGCCAAGACTTTGATCTGGAATGGTCCTTTGGGGGCCTTTGAAATCAAACCGTTTAACGCGGCCACCGATGCGGCGGCGGCCAAGGCAGCTGAGCTGTCTAAATCTGGTGCCTTGGTCTCTGTCGCCGGGGGTGGTGATACGGTTGCAGCCCTTAATGGCGCAGGCGCAGCAGACAGCTTTACTTATATCTCGACCGCAGGCGGCGCATTCCTGGAATGGATGGAAGGCAAAACCCTGCCCGGCGTTGCTGCACTTGAGCAATAA